Genomic segment of Streptococcus australis:
GTTCACGCTCATCATAGTCCTTGATACGCTTGCCATCCATGTAAATATCGCCATCCGTAGGTTCCAAGAGACGGTTGATCATCTTGAGCATGGTTGTCTTACCTGAGCCAGATGGACCAACTAAAACCATAAACTCCCCATTCTCAATTCTTAAATTAACATTTCTCAAGACATCTTTTTCTGTGTAACGTAAAGCTACATTTTTGTATTCAATCATTCTGTATCCTCAATTTAAAACTTCCCTCGATTGGTCAAGTCTTCTGCCTTAGGCATAACTTCCTTATTATCCCAATGCTCCACAATCAAGCCGTTCTCCAAACGGAAGATGTCATACTGGGCATAAGCCACTCCATCAATCTGAGTCTGCCCATAGCTAACCACATAGTTCCCTTGTCCCAAAAGCTGGAAAACAAAGTCGAAAGTGACACCATGTTCAGCCACATAGTTTTTATAAGCAGCACTTCCTTGTCCAATCTCATGACTATGCTGAATCAAATCGTCTGCCACATAATCACTCCACTGCTCCAGTTCCCCATTTTGGAAAATTTCTGTCAAGAAACGGCGAACAGTTTTTTTATTTTCTGCTGTCTTATCCAAATCCGTAATTTCAAAATCACCAAAGATCTGATCTAACTGTTCATTTTCTGGAGTGCGATAGTAGTCAATGACATCCCAATGCTCCACGATACGACCATTCTCATCAGAACGGAAAGTATCTGTCGTCACCCATTGCGCTTCCCCGCCATTGAGATATTGGTGAACATGGACAAAGACCAGATTGCCGTCTTCAATGGTGCGAACAATTTTCATCTCACGCTCGGGATAACGCTCAAAGAAATTTGCAAAGAAAGCCGAAAAACCTTCTTTCCCATCTGGCACACCTGTCGAATGTTGGATATAAGTATCCCCTACGGACTGGGCTTGAGCCTCAGCAACTCGTCCGTCTTGAATAGCATGAATATATAGATTTTGTGCATTTTTAACTTGTTTTGACATGATTTACGCCTCTTTTTCTTTCAAATTTTCTAAAATGCGTTCCTGATAACTTTCAAACTGGCGAATTTCTTCCTCTGAGAAGCCTTTATAAAAAATCGCATCCAGTTTTTGACTGATACGATGGCCAACTTCTTTCTGAGACCAACCACGCTCCGTCAACTTGACATATTTTTTTCTCTTGTCTATTCCACATGGACTGATGGTAACCAGATTTTGCTCCTCAAGTTTCTTAATCATGGTTGTGAGCGTATTGTTGGTGAGACCAGTCGCCAGCGCAATATCTGTCGCAGTTGCACAGCCAGTTTCACTATTCCATAAAACAGTGAGAATCTTACCCTGCTCACTTCGATAAAGAGCCTCCGGATCCTGACTCAGTAACTTTTGAAAAATCCGCCCATTCAGCAAACGAATATGGTGGGCTACTAAATGACTATCTTTCATGACTTCTCCAATTTATTTCTATATCGAATTTTCTCCATTGTAGCACCTGCTGTTTCATCTGTCAACTATTTCGATTTAGAAATAATTTCTACCAACAAAAAAGACCTCCTACCTAAAGCAGAAGATCTCTAATCTTGATCAACTTAATCTGTCATTTCGGACACCAGTGTTCGATGTTCCAGTGGTAGACTGCACATAACCAGCAAGAAGATGAATCCTGACTGAATCCAAAAGAGAGCCAAGTCAAAAATTCCATGTACAGCGACTACTGTAAGGAAGGAGAGATAAAGACCGATAATTGGTCGTTTACCAGACTCCTGACTCATATCCATCATCATGTGAACCGGGATAACCGAAGAAATGGATAAGAGAATGGTTCCAATCAAACCATAACTTAAAATAGTATCGATGTAAAGACTATGCGCGTGCTCGTGGTAAGGTGCATGAATTCTCGGATAGGAATTCATATAGGTCAGTGGACCCTCACCCCAGATCGGATTTTGCTTGAACAAAGTCATACCCGCATTCCAGATTGAAACACGCTCCTCCATTGAAGAATCTAATGTTCCCATACGGACACCCAAATCGCTTGAGAAGAGGAAGCAAAGGCCAATTCCGAAAACTCCTATACTGAGCCAGAAGGCACGCCAGTTTTTAATGGTTGTAAAAAGATAAATAATCGCACCAGCGATGATGGCAGGAAAGGCTGTTCGATTCTGCGTAAAATTCAAACCAAATAGATTTACAAAACCTGCTAGCACACAAAAGACTTTTAACCATCTTAACTTGGTCGTTGTAAAGAGATAAAAGGCAATCATGATACAGAAACAACAGATAATTCCATAGTAATTCGGATTAAAGAAGGTTACCTCTGCACGGTTCTGGTGCCATACTTGCATATTGGGCGAAAGAAAGGCATAGTTAAATTTCTTTACAATTTGGAAATGTTCCAAAGTAGCAAAAACAGCAGAGAGCACACTACCAAACAAGATTGTCTGCAGAATCAGTCGAAAGAAAGCATGCGTCAGACGTTTCTGATAAAAACTAAAGAAAATGAGTAAGAGAAACATCAGTAAAGATGCAACCAATCCAAGCCAGTTCTTGGCGACGATGGAGATGATACTACTGTAGGCAATAAAAAAGAGAAGTACAGGATGTTTGGCCAATCCTTTGATAATTCCCTTCATCTCCCCAGTAACAAGTAAACCTATCAAATACAAAGCAAAGAGTGCTAAGAACAAATAAAAAGGCAAAAAGATACTCATGATCATCAGATACAAAAAGAAATCTTTTTTCGAAAGCCCTCTTATCTTATCCAGTAATCCAATTGATTTCAAAACGGATCCTTTCTGTTCTGGATTTCTCCAGAAGATAAATGCTAAACTATCTTTTAATTTTACCATTTTTTCCGTCATTTGGGAACAATGAACACGTTATCAAAATGAAAAAAACTTTTAAATAGGAATACAAATATACGCACCTTGTCATAAAAAGCATTACAAGGAAATTGTCGCTAGTAAAAAAGAAGTAAACTTCCTAAAAAAGGAAAAGCTATGGTAGAATATAAGAAAGGTTAAAATAACAACTATTGAACGACAGTTAAAAAGGAAAAACTATGAAATCACACCAACTAGTCTATCAAATATTAGCTAGAGAAAACGACTATGTTAGCGGAGAAAAAATCGGAGGAGAACTGAATCTAAGCCGCACATCCATATGGAAAGCGATCCAACGCCTCCAACAAGAAGGGCTCGTGATTGACAGTATTAAAAATAGAGGATATAAGCTCATTCAAGGCGATTTAATATTGCCTGATGTAATCCAGGAGAAAACCAACTTAAACATTCTCTACAAACCTGAAACCAAATCAACCCAAACAGATGCAAAGAAAGGTATTGAGGATGGAAACAAGGGAGATACCCTCTATCTTTCCACATATCAGACAGCCGGTCGTGGTCGCTTTCAGCGTCCCTACTACTCTCCTGCTCAGGGGGGGATCTATATGTCCTTGCATATTCAACCAAATCTCACCTATGACCAGCTTCCTGCCTACACATTACTTACAGCAGGTGCCATTTACAAAGCTATTAAAAACCTCACCTTGATTGACGTGAGTATCAAATGGGTAAATGACGTCTACTTTAAAAATAAAAAAATAGCAGGTATCCTCACCGAAGCCATGACGTCAGTAGAAACAGACCTAGTAACAGATGTCATTATCGGCGTTGGAATCAACTTTGCCATCAGCGATTTCCCTAAAGAGATAAAAGAAAAAGCTGGAAGTCTCTTTACACCACCAGCTCCTATCACACGAAACGAACTAATCTCAGAAATTTGGCGTTGTTTCTACCAAACAGCACCCGAAGAACTACTTTATCTTTATAAAGAACACTCTCTCGTCCTAGGAAGAGAGGTCAGTTTTATCCAAGATCAGACTGAAAAAAAAGGAATCGCCAAGGACATCTCCGACAAAGGACAACTCCTTATCCAGCTTGATGATCAGACAGAAATCTGGCTCCATAGTGGTGAAATCTCACTCACTAGCTGGACTTAATAACAGCACTATATGGTGTCTAGAACCTCAACTAGCAACATATAGTGCTTTTTGAATGTGGAAAGCGACTGATATATAAATAGCTGACTTCCTATCAACACTTTACAGGTGAATAGCTTTCGAGGCATTCTTTTTATATGCCGTGCTATGAGCCAAAGAAACCCCATTGTAGTGATTTTCGTATCCAAGTATAATCAATGGCAACGCAAAAACTTTAACAGCATACAAAAGTAGCCAAAACATAAATACTTCAGCTTTTATATTCACCAAATTTTTACTCAACATCTCGTACAAGAACCATGCATTTAAAGCCATATTGAAGAGACTTGCTAACGTTGCTGAGACTATATTGGTTTTCAATTTTGGATGATAACATTTAGCCACATATAAGGCCAATAATGAAATATTATAAAGGCAAATCGGTTGATAATTTTTCCTATAAATAACCAGCGTCTTACGATTATAGAAAAAGAAACCATGAGATCTACGATGATAGTCATTAATCCAGACATGGCTAAGACCTCTAATCTCATCCCAAGCTATAAATAAATCAATTTTTCTTAGATAAATCCCAGTTTCATAGATTAAACACTTCCATTTGAACAGGAAAGATAAAAGAAAAGTAAGGAGAAAAACCGCAACCGTAACAATCCT
This window contains:
- a CDS encoding MarR family winged helix-turn-helix transcriptional regulator, giving the protein MKDSHLVAHHIRLLNGRIFQKLLSQDPEALYRSEQGKILTVLWNSETGCATATDIALATGLTNNTLTTMIKKLEEQNLVTISPCGIDKRKKYVKLTERGWSQKEVGHRISQKLDAIFYKGFSEEEIRQFESYQERILENLKEKEA
- a CDS encoding O-antigen ligase family protein — its product is MKSIGLLDKIRGLSKKDFFLYLMIMSIFLPFYLFLALFALYLIGLLVTGEMKGIIKGLAKHPVLLFFIAYSSIISIVAKNWLGLVASLLMFLLLIFFSFYQKRLTHAFFRLILQTILFGSVLSAVFATLEHFQIVKKFNYAFLSPNMQVWHQNRAEVTFFNPNYYGIICCFCIMIAFYLFTTTKLRWLKVFCVLAGFVNLFGLNFTQNRTAFPAIIAGAIIYLFTTIKNWRAFWLSIGVFGIGLCFLFSSDLGVRMGTLDSSMEERVSIWNAGMTLFKQNPIWGEGPLTYMNSYPRIHAPYHEHAHSLYIDTILSYGLIGTILLSISSVIPVHMMMDMSQESGKRPIIGLYLSFLTVVAVHGIFDLALFWIQSGFIFLLVMCSLPLEHRTLVSEMTD
- the birA gene encoding bifunctional biotin--[acetyl-CoA-carboxylase] ligase/biotin operon repressor BirA; translation: MKSHQLVYQILARENDYVSGEKIGGELNLSRTSIWKAIQRLQQEGLVIDSIKNRGYKLIQGDLILPDVIQEKTNLNILYKPETKSTQTDAKKGIEDGNKGDTLYLSTYQTAGRGRFQRPYYSPAQGGIYMSLHIQPNLTYDQLPAYTLLTAGAIYKAIKNLTLIDVSIKWVNDVYFKNKKIAGILTEAMTSVETDLVTDVIIGVGINFAISDFPKEIKEKAGSLFTPPAPITRNELISEIWRCFYQTAPEELLYLYKEHSLVLGREVSFIQDQTEKKGIAKDISDKGQLLIQLDDQTEIWLHSGEISLTSWT
- a CDS encoding nuclear transport factor 2 family protein; its protein translation is MSKQVKNAQNLYIHAIQDGRVAEAQAQSVGDTYIQHSTGVPDGKEGFSAFFANFFERYPEREMKIVRTIEDGNLVFVHVHQYLNGGEAQWVTTDTFRSDENGRIVEHWDVIDYYRTPENEQLDQIFGDFEITDLDKTAENKKTVRRFLTEIFQNGELEQWSDYVADDLIQHSHEIGQGSAAYKNYVAEHGVTFDFVFQLLGQGNYVVSYGQTQIDGVAYAQYDIFRLENGLIVEHWDNKEVMPKAEDLTNRGKF